Part of the Maridesulfovibrio sp. genome, TATCTGCACTGGTAAAAAACAAAACCGGGGTTCTGGCTGAATCATCAGCCGCCTTTCAAAAAAATAAAATAAACATCACTTCCATTTCCTGCGGAGAAACAGAAAACATGGACGTTTCACGCATGGTAATATGCGCCGAGGGCAACAAAGAAGAAATTGCTAAAGTTACTGAGCAACTTAAGGCCATGGATTTTGTCATTCAGCTTGACGATCTCGCCCGCAAGGAATTTGTGGACCGCGAGCTCGTGCTTATAAAAGTTGAAGTAAACAAAGACACCATGTCGCAAATTATGCAGATTTTCGAAGTATTCCGGGCCGACGTTGTCGGGATGGGGCAGAAAACCATTACCGTAGAACTGAGCGGAGACCAGGAAAGGGTCGAAGGCCTTATCAAAATCCTCCAGCCTTTCGGGATAAAAAGCCTCTGCCGAACAGGTATGATCGCACTCAAACGCGGAGATGAATAACTCTCAACCAACGCGGAATTGTTCATAATCCAGACGGAACTTCCAGACCGTATAAAGGTGCGCAGATGACCATAACATCACTAGATGAAATAATTACAGCGGTCCGCAATCACGACCGGCCGGCACGCGTGGCAATTGCTCCATGCGCTGAAGAATTTGTAATCCGATCCGCCCTCACTGCACATAAAGAAGGCATTGCCGAACCGATATTCATCGGCAACAGAGAAAAGTCCCTTGCCGTAGCTGAAAAGCACGGATTAGACATAGGCGGATTTGAATTTCATGATGAACAGGATGATGTCGAAGCAGTAGCAACTGCTGTCTCCTACTTTAAAAATGGCAAAGCCGACCTGATCATGAAAGGTCTGGTCAGTACCAGCACGGTACTCAAAGCCATCCTCAATAAACAGACAGGAGTACCCACCAGAGGGATCATAAGTCACGTAACAGTATTTGAAGCATCCTCCCAAAAAAGACTCATCCTGCTGACTGATGCAGGAGTTAACATCAAACCCAACCTGCAACGCAAAGCAGACATCCTGCGCAACGCAATTGATGTTGCGCGTAAGCTCGGAATGGAAAAGCCTAAAGCGGCAATCCTTGCTGCAACAGAAAAGGTGAACTACCCGGCCATGCCCGCAACTCTTGATGCGGACATCCTTGCTAAGATGGCTGCTGAAGACGCTTTCGGGGATGCATACGTCGCAGGTCCGCTGGCCTTGGATCTTGCTATTTCTTCAACAGCGGCAACCTGCAAGGGGATTGATAATCCTGTGGCCGGTTGCGCAGACATCCTGCTTACCCCTGAAATTGAAAGCGGAAATATCCTTTACAAGGCTTTGGCTACCATTGCCGGAAAAACCATGGCCAGCGTTGTCGTTGGAAGTGAAGTTCCCATTGTTGTTTCATCAAGAGGAGACTCCGACAGTTCTAAATTCCATTCCATTGCACTGGCCTGCTACCTTTCTGGGATGTAAATAGAAAACTACAAGACTAAGCTAATACATGCTACGTTAAAGCAAGTGTCCGAATAAGACTAGGGAGAGGGTATGAAAATTAGATACAAGCTCATCACATTAATAACGATCTTACTACTAGCCCCTCAATACGTTTTTGCAGCAAGACAGCTCACTTTCGCGACTGACCCCTTCCCTCCCTACTACTATGAGGAAGACGGCATCCCTAGAGGCCTTCAGTATGAATTGGCTAAGATAGTTTTCGACAAAATGCATTTAAGCTTTAAACTTATATTTGTTCCTTGGAAAAGAGCTTTACTTATGGCTGAATCAGGGAAGGTGGATGGAATTTTCGGATTACGCAAAACAGAAGAGCGGCAACGTTGGCTGATATATCCTGAAGAGCCACTCATGAATGTCGTTACCGTTATCTTTAAACGTGCGGATGACCCTTTTGAATATAACGGCATCCAGTCGTTGAAAGGGAAAAAGGTCGGAATAACAAAAGGCTACACATATGGGAGTAATTTTGACAACAGCACTTTATTCGAAAAAGAACAAGTATCCAGTATACGCCATAATTTTCTAAAACTACTGGCCGGAAGAATTGACTTAGTAGCTGGTTACCGCGCTGTTGGCGTAAACACTATGGCAAATATGAACCTGCAAGAGCGTATAGCTATCTGCCCAAACAATGTGTACACGACCGCACTCTATATCGGATTTACCAAAGTTCCGGGATATGGGAGAATAAGCCAAAAATTTTCGAAAGAACTTAATGAATTTAAAAAATCGATTGATTGCAATGACTTTATACGAAAAATGGATATTCCCAAAGAAATGATCACACCGTGTAAATAAACTGCTAAATTATAAATCAGGCATGGCTGGATGTACACAAAACCCATACACCGGAACCGATCAGCAATATCCCTAACACGGAAGTAAGCGATATGTGTTCCCTGTAAATCACAGCCCCCAAGGGGATAAGGCACGCCATAACCACACCGTTAACCAGAATCGGCAGGGTGTTTACATTCGCCCCGGCTTTATAAGTAAGCAGAACCCCGATCTCAATCCCGAAAACCGCCAACCCTAAAAGAAGAACAGGCCAGTTTTTAAAACTAACAACATCAAACAATTCTATCTTCCCGGTCTGGAAATACATTCCCACCAGACTGAAAACCATGGCCAAGGCATATGCAAAAGCAAGAGACCCAAAAAAAGAACCGCCTCCGGCTATGCTTTTTTGAGCAAGGTGATAAATCACGGAAGAAGCCACTACAACCGCGATTGAACCATAGAATGCAAACATTTTGAATTTCCCCTGAAATGAAGTAGTGATTTAGTTAGGGAGGATAACTACTCCCGCTTATTAACTTTTACCACTGAAAACTATTCATTCCCTGTATGAGCAAAACTAATCCGTCCAACCTTGATCTTAATTTGCTGGTCATACTCGATACAATTTTCACCGAGCGCAGCCTGACCCTTGCCGGAAACAAGTTGTTCATGACCCAGTCCGCCGTCAGCCATGCCCTCTCCAAACTGCGCCATCACTTTGATGACCGACTCTTTGTTCGCCGCGGTAATATCATGGAAGCGACTCCGCTATGCAAAACAATACACAGAAACATCGCCCCCAGCCTGAAAACCATAAACCAGTCTATTGCCGACCGAGGTGAATTCGACCCGGCATCATCCAAAAGGACATTCAGCCTAGGACTCAGCGACTATCTATGCAAATTGCTACTTCCTGATATATTACAGTTAATTGAAAACAGAGCTCCAGAAATATCGATTCGCATAATGCAGACAACTTATGAAAAACGGGAAGAAATGCTACAAAACGGCAAATTGGATGTTTTTCTTGGCTGCCCCAGAAATTACGGGGCTGGGGTACTCAAGGAGAAGCTGTTTGACGACAGGGAAGTCTGTGTGATCCGCAATGACCACCCAATCCAAGGCAAGGTAATGAATGAAGCAGAAATGGCCGATAGTGAATTTGCAGCCCTTTCACTTTCAGAGTCCGGGCTGGGATTTCTTGAAGATTACCTATACCGCAAAGGAGTGCAGCGAAAAATAAAAATCGTGTTGCAGCAGGAAACTGTGATCCCTTCACTGGTGGAGAACTCGGACCTTGTCGGCAGCGTAGCCCAACGCTTGGCAGAAATGTATGCAGCGAAGGGACGTTTACGCATAGTCCAACTGCCCTTAAAAAATACTGAATTCGAAGTATCTCAGCATTGGCATTCATTAAATGATAATGATCCTGCACAGCAATGGATACGCTCAGTAATTAAGGAAGTCGCAACACAACTCCCCCCACTGGGACATAGTTTATAACATCCAACCAGTTTACAACTCTCCAAAAAAAGATGATATTTTTCCAATCAAAAGTAGTTATTATCTGAACCACACTTGCGTAATAAACTTTTTTTATTTTATAAGTACAATTAACACACAGAATAAGAATTTCCCGCAAAAAGGAGAAAACATGCCTGAAAAACTTAAACTAACATTATCCATAGCTGTGATATTCCTGATGGCTGCTGCTTCGGTCGTCATGGCTGCTTTTTTCCCGGCTGCGGAGTCTGGAATTTCCCTCTCGCAAATAATTATTATTTGTATTGCCATTGTCGCAACAATACTGGCATTTATTTCCCTTAACTCCGGTTTGAACAGTCAGCAGGAGACTCTGTGCAACTACCTCATAGACCTGAGCAAAGGCAAAGCAAAGGCTTCCATTCCTGCCAGCCTTGATGACAATGTTAATGAGACAGCGCAAAAAGCAGGTAAAGCAATCCATGAACTGGCTGAAAACTTCAAAAAATCAGAAGAAGAAGCAGAAAACCTGCGCAACAGATTAAACAAAGCTGAATCAGAAACCAAAAACGTTCGCAAAGAACTTGCTGATCAAAAAGACGTACTTGAATCCATCAGCAAGTCGGCTGCAAATGCGGGCGGCATATCCGGAAAACTTTTCGCGGGTATTGAGGAACTCAGTGCACAGGTAAACCAAGTTAGCGCAGGCATGGAACTGCAGCGTGACCGTGTTACCGAAACAGCCACAGCAATGGAAGAAATGAACAGCACAGTTCTGGAAGTAGCTCAGAATGCCAGCCTTGCAGCCAACAGTTCTGCCCAGTCCAAAGACAATGCTGTTCATGGCGCTAAAGGAGTTGCAGAGGCAATCCAATCTTTTGAACAAATCAAGGATACCATCCTTAACCTCAAGGGGACCATGGGAACCTTGGGCGAACAGGCAGACAACATCGGCCAGATCATGACAGTTATCACCGATATTGCCGACCAGACCAACCTTCTCGCTTTGAACGCAGCTATTGAAGCTGCCCGGGCAGGAGAAGCAGGACGTGGCTTCGCAGTTGTAGCTGATGAAGTCCGTAAACTTGCAGAAAAAACAATGGACGCAACGAAAGGCGTTGGACAGGCCGTATCCAAAATTCAGGATAATGCACGCGAAAACATCGCTGCTGTTGAATCTGCAGCTGAAGATATTGTGAACTCCACTGAAGCAGCGGCCAAATCCGGCGAACTCATGGAAGCAATTGTTGGTTTCGTTGACGAGACCAATACTCAAGTTGAATCCATTGCCGCAGCAAGTGAAGAGCAGTCCGCAGCATCCGAAGAGATCAACATGGCCATCAGTGACGTGGCAAGAGTTGCTTCGGAAACATCGGAAGGCATGTCCGCATCCGCCCACGCGCTTACCGAAATCGCAAGTGTAGTCGAAGAACTTGATTCAATTGTACAGGGTATTTCATCCGGCAGAATTGTGGATACCAGCTCCGGTAAAATCGTTGAGTGGTCAGACGATCTTTCAGTTGATGTCCGCATCATTGATGAACATCACATGAAACTGCTCGACCTGATCAACGAACTGTACGGAGCCATGCGTCAACGCAAGGCTGACACCATCATCGGCGAAGTGGCTGAGAGACTGCTTGAGTACACCATCTACCACTTTGGATACGAAGAGAAAATTTTCGACAAACACGGATATCCTGAAAAAGATCCGCACAAGAAACTGCATAAAACCTTCATCGATAAAATCGCTGATTTCAAAGCCGATGTCGAGCGAGGCAAAGTTACTGCCTCAACGGATATTATCCGCTTCCTCAAAGACTGGCTCATCAAGCACATCATGGTCGTTGATGCCAAGTACACTGACTTCATGCATGAACACGGCTACGATTAAGCTTAACTAATCAGAATAACAAAAGAGGCCCTGGAACAAATGTTTCAGGGCCTCTCATTTTTTGATGTAATAAATTAGCTATGCTTTACTCAGAAAGGACTTAATTCCAGCTCCAAGACGCTTAATGCCTTCTACAATGTGCTCTTCATCGGAGTTTGAGAAGTTCAAGCGGAAAGTATTCTCACCGCTGCCGTCGACGTAGAAGGGACGGCCGGGAACAAAGGCAACTTTATTCTTGATAGCCTCATCAAAAAGATCCATGGAGGACATTCCTTCAGGCAAGGTTACCCAGAGGAACATGCCGCCTTCAGGTCTGGTAACTTTAGCCTCAGCCGGGAAATATTCCTCAATGGCCCGGACCATTGCCGCACGCTGGTTTCCATAACGTTCGCGAATCTTCTCAATATGGTTATCGAGCGGATTATCAGTAACATACTGATGCATAACCCGCTGAGCGAATGTGCTGGTATGCAAGTCAGAAGCCTGCTTGGCGATAATCAACTTATCACGGGTTTCTCCGCCGCAGACCATCCAGCCGAGACGGAATCCCGGAGCTGCAACCTTGGAGAAAGAACCTAAAAGGATTCCATTATCTTCAAGGTAGCCGCGAACAACAGGCTTTTCAAACTCACCCATGAACCGGAGTTCACCGTAAGGATCATCCTCTACGAAAAGAACATCACGCCCCTTGAGAATGTCCGCCACGCCCTGACGTTTCTCCGCACTGTAGGTCAAGCCCGAAGGATTCTGGAAATTGGTTACAGCGTAGAACATTTTTGCTTCATTCTCATCAAGAACCCTTTCCAGCTCGGCAAGATCAGGACCATCCTCCTCAAGACCTACGGTGAGGAAATTTGATTCAAAAACGGAAAATGACTGGATAGCGCCAAGATAACCGGGACGTTCGATAACAACATTATCCCCGGCATTAAGAAAAACCTTACCCAACAAGTCCAGACACTGCTGTGAACCAGAGGTAATCAAAATTTCATCAGCATCAACCTTAATGCCTTTTTTCTCCATGTAACGATCAGCAATGTACTGACGCAAAGGCTGAAAACCTTCTGTTGTGGAGTACTGCATGGACTGCGGTCCACTTTCACGCATAACTTTAACCGCAGCAGCCTCAAGGTCGGACACAGGAAAAAGTTCGGGATTGGGCAAGCCTCCGGCAAAAGAAATAATTGAAGAATCTTCAGTTACTTTCAGAATTTCACGGATAAAAGATCTGTGAACTGTAGACATACGGTCTGCAAACTTAACGGGCATATTAGCCTCCTTGAGAATATGTGATGCCGAAAGAAAGGCATTAGGAATTACGCCACTGAAAAATATAACAGTGGGATTTCGGCAGTTCGTTGCTTATTTTCGGGTAAAATAAAGGAATGCGAACGTTGGAATGGAAGAAAGCATACTGATTTTCATTTAGAACACAAGTAGCAAAACAGTTTTTTTACTGCAGTACAGAAAAAAGAATACTTAAATCAGGATCTTCAATATGGATTTCTCTAAATCCTCAAAGAGTAAAGGCTTTGTAATATAATCGTCAGCACCTGATTCCGTAAATTTCTCGGCGTCGCCGGACATTGCGTAAGCTGAAACCGCAATAAGGGGCATGCGGCTTACAACCTTTCCTATAGCCCCGGAACGGACCTGCCTGATCACTTCTACCCCATCCACAACAGGCATCTGAATATCTATCAATGCCAAATCATATTCATTTGCGGCAAGCATCTCCAACGCTCGCCCCCCATTTTCAGCTATATGGACTTCATAACCCATTTTTTCAAGCTGTTTTTGAATAGCAAACCTGCTGACCATATCATCATCAGCTATCAGAATTTTCGCAGATTGCCTCTGCTCGCCCAGAGCATCGGATTCCTCTGCAATCAGGGGCATTATAAACGAAAAGACTGTCCCTTCTCCCAATATACTGGAAACATAAATTTCACCGCCCATCACTTTTAAAACCCGCTTGCAGATAGACAGTCCCAATCCAGCTCCTTGAAAGCTCCGCTTATAACTACCATCTCCCTGAATAAACGGTTCAAAGAGCTTTTCCAGCATACCATCAGCTATCCCTATTCCAGTGTCCTTCACTTTAAACAAAAGACCATCTGGATGTTTCTCCGCCAGTAGAACTTCAACATCCACCATGCCATGCTCGGTAAATTTCAAAGCATTACCGACAAGATTAACAAGAACCTGCTGCAAACGAAGAGCATCTCCATTTATGGTTTCCGGAACATCTGGACTGATATTAAAATTCAAGACAAGGCCTTTTTCACGAGCTTCCTGCCCGAATAACTGCCTTATCGAATCTATAGTTTCTGCTATTTCAAAAGGAGCTATCTGCAATTCAAACTGTCCAGCTTCAACCATTGTAAGATCTAGAATATCAGTAAGCAAAGAACTCAGCCTGCCGCTGGATTTCATCGCATAATCAACATACTCCAGTTGCTCAGCATCAAGGTCCGTTGTTTTTAAAAGTTGAAGCATCCCCATTATTCCATTGATGGGCGTACGTATTTCATGACTCATATTTGCGAGAAACTCTGATTTAACCTTACTTGCAGCTTCTGCCTTTTCTTTACTTTTCAACAAGGCATCGCTCATAATCTTATGAACAACAGCATCGACAGCTGTAGTTGCCAATTGATTAATCACTTCAGTATCATTTTTAGAAAATTGCCGATCTTTCTTGCACAAACCCAAAACAGCAAAAACTTTACCTTGATACAGGACAGGAGTAATCAAAACATATTGCATATAGTCGTGCCGCAAACCTTTATGCAAATCACTTTCATCAATCTCAACGTTGTAAATTGAACAACATTTACGATAACACTCTAAACACCAATCATCCAATAATGCAGCATCAAGCATCTTCCCTTCATATTTTTTACTTAGGAAAGAATTCAGCTCGGCCTGTTCATTCACATCAATTATAAATTCTTCGGACTCAACAAAACGAAAAAAAACATATTCGCTGCATGTAAGCTTTTCCACCTCTTCAAGAGCACGTCCGATAATTACATCCACACCATGCTCAATGGAATATTCACGAAGCATAAGCCGCGACTTCAGCAATTGCTCCATGAGTTTGCGTTCTGTCGTATCCTGCCCAACAGCCTGAAAACGAACCGCCTGCCCCTGTTCGTTGAAAAAAGCACGATTCGTCCATTCATGCCAGCAGATTTCACCATCCCTGACAACCTCATGCACATGAGTATGAACCGGATTTTCAGGAGTGAGAGTAAGATACCTGTTTTTGACAGCATCCACCGCCTCTTCAGGTAGGAACTCTAGAAATTTGTAGCCAACGAGCTCTTCTTCATTTTTACCAAAAAACTCGCAATATGCCTTATTTACATATGTGAGAGTACTGTCAGGTAAAAACTCGCAAATCATTGCTGGCAGAAGCTCACCTAGCTCATGGTGATTATTCATTTCAACCATAAAGTCCTTCCCGTCAGAAAACACAAATTACCGCCATTAATCCTTATTAAAGACTATATCATAACCTCAGCAAAAACCGCACGGCAAAAAGTGAGGGGGACAGGCTTTTGCCTGTCCCCCTGCGTGCTAGATGATAAGGAGATGGGAACTAATTATTCATCTGCGATTCAATCCATTCTCTTACTTCGGCGTTTACGGGATAATTTCCCTTGAGATCGCCGACCGACTTCCTGAACCTGTCAGCAATGTCCTTAGGCAGTTCAATGCTCATCAGTTCACGAGCCTCTTCCGAGTTCCTGCGTACGAACAGCACTCTCGGCTTATCGTCCCACAGATAAACGGTGAAATAGTTTGTATAGTCACTCTTGGATGTTACCGGTGCAAACTTGGAGTCCCAAGGATGGTTTCCCCATTCAAGGTACAGGGTTACTGCATCTTCAGGAGTCATTTCCCAATCAATGTCCCAGTTCTTATAATCTCTAAGGCTTCCCATAGTTATCTCCTTACTTCTAAAATATTTTTACTAATCGGTTTCCCATCAACCTTGATTTAATAATAACAATTACTATTAGTGAGTCAAGAGATAAATTCCATAAAATTTGAATTTCTGTACTATATGAATTAACCAAGCACGACATCACACAAACAAAACCAATAATATTAAACATTAAGCAATCATGTCTAACCAAGCATATCCAGTCCCTCTAAAAAGTATTCGTACTGAAGAAACCATAAAAAAAAGCCGTTTTATCTGTGACATCAAACCGGTAAGCACACGAGAAGAGGCAAAAGAGTTTATCGCCTCAATAAAAAGCGAATTCCCTGATGCCCGCCACCACTGCTCTGCTTTCATAGCCGGCCCACCCAAGACCGGGGACATGGGCATGAGTGATGATGGAGAACCGCAAGGAACAGCAGGCAAACCCATGCTGCAAGTACTGCAAGGCAGCGGCATCGGGGATATTGCCGCGGTTGTGACCAGATATTTCGGAGGTATCAAACTCGGAACCGGAGGGCTTGTCCGGGCTTATTCAGGTGCAGTTCAGCAAGGCTTAGAAGCCCTTGAAGTGGTAATGAAAGTCCCTATGCGCGTGCTGACTGTCAAAATTTCATACGCACAGGAAGGAATGCTGCGGCGCATGCTTGATGACTACCGTGCTGAAATTGAGGAACAATCCTTCGGAGCCAGCCTGACATTCACTCTGATCATGCCTTCGGATCAGGTAGAAGCATTTAGTGCTCGGATTGTGGAAGAAACCAACGGGACAGCAGAGTTGTTGGTGGAAGAAGAAGATATTTGGAGGTAAAACCCCCTCGCTTCACATGAAGCAAGGGGGTTTTGTTTGGCTTACGGTTTTACTGTCAGAGTATATTTATTGTCCCAGTCGATGTATTTATTAATCAACTCGCGGACCTGAGCGGCATCTGTCTTCGAAGCCCGCTCGATAATCTTTTGATCAAGATTCGGCTCAAATCCCTTTACGATCAGGCTGGCCGCTTCCCGGCTTCGGGAAAGCAGACTCTGATGTTCCTGATAGTACTCACCACGCAGGATATTGCGGGCGCGCAGGAGTTCATCTTCCGGCAAATATTTCTCCTTAAGCATTTTCACGGTCTTATCGAATCCAGCCATGGCCTGCTCAAGCTGTTCCGGCTTGGTACCTATGTAAAAAGCCATGAATCCGGTCTTAGGTGCCTGCCAGAGAAAAGCAGTAACGGTGTAACCAAGGCCCTGCTTGTCACGCAGGTCACGGAAAAGCAAACCGCTCTGCCCTGCAAGAGATGCCCGAAGCAGGGAAAGCCCAGCGGTCGCTTCTTCATCTTCCATGCCCGGAACCGGAAAAACAACCATCAGGTGAGCCTGATTACGATCCGGCAGGGTCATGGTAAGTTTTTTCTCCACTCCCCAATGAGGAGCAGGCACCGCCACTGCAGTGGCTTTAACAACCAGCTTGCCGTCAAGATCTTTTGCAAATGCAGCAAGAGCATCACGGTCATAATCTCCGCAAATGGAAATTACGAAAGGACGGGATGACTGCTTCTTCCAGTAGGCAATGATCTCTTCACGGGAGAATTTCTCCACGTTATCCGGCATACCGAGATGGAAATATGAATAGCTGCCGTCTTTATAAAGAAACGGGAAAATATTCCTGAACGCAAGACTCAGAGGGCGATCCTCTTTACGCTTAATTGCGGAAACCTGATCCTGCTTAACACGATCCAATTCTTCTTCAGCAAAACGCGGGCTGGTGATGAGTTCGCTAACGAGCGGCAACATATCCGCAGTAAAGCGGGATGGAAACTTTGCGTTGATAGCAAAAACTTCACGCCCGGCTGTTGCGCCGAGGGATGCGGCACGATCGGAAACAAAGTCTTCCAACTCTGTTGCGTTCAAGCTTTTAGTTCCGCGAGTCAGGCTCTGGGAAACCATCGCCGCAAGGCCCTGCTCTTTAGGAGAGAGGTCTGCGTCGCCGCCCACCCAGTACATGGACATGGCGGTATAAGGCAGGGTTTCATCAGGAATAAAGACCAGCTTACTGCCGTTAGCCAGTTCGACAGTCGCGGCTTCACCCGGACCGGCAACTTCCGCTTGTGCAGCAGCTTTGGTCTTTGCAGGCCAATTTGCAGCAACGGCTTTTTCAAAATCCTGCGCATCAACTTCTACACCTTCAGGCATGAGCATGCATGCAGCCAGCTTTGTTGGATCAAAGTATTCATCATAAAGCTGCTGCAACTGATCACGAGTGATGTTGCGCAAATCGTAAAGATAGTTATCCTCAGCCTGTTGTCCGCCTTCAAAAAACTGAAAATATCCCAATTTTGAAGCCAGACCGGAAAGGGTTTCCTTGGTCAGGAACAGGGAATCTTCAAGATTGATAACCACTCGATCCATTTCGCGATCAGTGAAATCATTAAAATCGACGGAAGAAAGTTCGATCATGAGTTCCTTCCAGAACTCTTCGACTTTATCCGCATCAAGTGTAGCAAAGACATAAAGCATCCCCGCACGCTCAAGAGTCAGGGATGACACGGAAATACTGTCTACCATGCGCTTTTCATACTTGAACTTGCGGTAAAGACGGGAAGTTTCACCGCCGCCGAGAAGCTCACACATGGTTTCAAGTCCGGCAATCTGGGAAGAGCTCAGGCCGGGAATGGGAAAAGCTGCGCCTATATAAGCCTTATTCCATTTACCGGGAACAACCTTAACGGTGGTCTTACCGGTTGCAGGAACAGGAAAAGCCGTGGGAGGAACAACAGGATTAACGGACTTGCGGCTGCCGCAAAGTCTCTCCGCTT contains:
- a CDS encoding pitrilysin family protein; this translates as MVPQQNVKAVAAVKGFDFEKICIFMLLCGVLLMSSGCKVEKIDDNKKEDVAAGLIENESGAAPAVQPVADTTAEKAASAELSEEIKKALASGEGPHVIKLKNGMSILVKEDDRFPLVNVRLFVHAGSSYEEPGQAGISHLLEHMVFKGTETRAPGETALEIESVGGDMNAATSFDYTVYYVEVPENEWKLGMDIVTDMTFNAKIDPEELKSERDVVLSELERGEDNPGSRIFKTLQSIVWKDTSYQWPIIGYRDTVKGISSEDIHAYIDRLYQPQSMLLSVVGKIDPEAVVKEAERLCGSRKSVNPVVPPTAFPVPATGKTTVKVVPGKWNKAYIGAAFPIPGLSSSQIAGLETMCELLGGGETSRLYRKFKYEKRMVDSISVSSLTLERAGMLYVFATLDADKVEEFWKELMIELSSVDFNDFTDREMDRVVINLEDSLFLTKETLSGLASKLGYFQFFEGGQQAEDNYLYDLRNITRDQLQQLYDEYFDPTKLAACMLMPEGVEVDAQDFEKAVAANWPAKTKAAAQAEVAGPGEAATVELANGSKLVFIPDETLPYTAMSMYWVGGDADLSPKEQGLAAMVSQSLTRGTKSLNATELEDFVSDRAASLGATAGREVFAINAKFPSRFTADMLPLVSELITSPRFAEEELDRVKQDQVSAIKRKEDRPLSLAFRNIFPFLYKDGSYSYFHLGMPDNVEKFSREEIIAYWKKQSSRPFVISICGDYDRDALAAFAKDLDGKLVVKATAVAVPAPHWGVEKKLTMTLPDRNQAHLMVVFPVPGMEDEEATAGLSLLRASLAGQSGLLFRDLRDKQGLGYTVTAFLWQAPKTGFMAFYIGTKPEQLEQAMAGFDKTVKMLKEKYLPEDELLRARNILRGEYYQEHQSLLSRSREAASLIVKGFEPNLDQKIIERASKTDAAQVRELINKYIDWDNKYTLTVKP